In Synechococcus sp. PCC 6312, one genomic interval encodes:
- a CDS encoding bifunctional pantoate--beta-alanine ligase/(d)CMP kinase, producing the protein MRVVKTIAGLEAFLENLGTASWPTSATVGFVPTMGALHAGHLALIRQARQDCEIVIVSIFVNPLQFGPQEDLARYPQTLAQDCDLCQTAAVDLVFAPHRDALYPQANLTRVIPPPELTEALCGRSRPGHFTGVATVVLKLLNLVKPQRAYFGQKDAQQLAIIRRLVADLNLPVKIIAIPIIRESAGLAWSSRNQYLTELEREQATAISQALQQAQTLFHQGIRDRAALIATVQKHLAQVPTLTLDYIDLVDPDTMQPLGEIKTQGLLATAVYLGTTRLIDNCLLDACPPILAIDGPAGAGKSTVTRQAAAALGLLYLDTGAMYRAATWWLMTAQVNLGDPIAVADTISQCRIEFVPQSQPGLAPKVFINGQDVSQAIRAPEVTAHVSQVAAQPAVRKILVKQQQLLGQNGGVAAEGRDIGTHVFPQAGLKIFLTASVEERAKRRWQELQAQGNPDISLAQLQADISQRDYADQHRAYAPFRPAPDAIEIVTDQLSIEAVTAEIIRLYQVRFSLA; encoded by the coding sequence GAAATTGTCATCGTCAGTATTTTTGTCAACCCCCTCCAATTTGGCCCCCAAGAAGATCTGGCCCGTTATCCCCAAACCTTGGCCCAAGACTGTGATCTCTGCCAAACTGCTGCGGTTGACCTCGTCTTTGCCCCCCACCGTGATGCGCTCTATCCCCAGGCCAACCTCACCCGTGTCATCCCGCCCCCGGAATTAACGGAAGCCCTTTGTGGTCGGAGTCGGCCGGGTCATTTTACTGGGGTGGCAACGGTGGTGTTGAAACTCTTGAATCTGGTTAAACCCCAGCGAGCCTATTTCGGTCAAAAAGATGCCCAACAGTTAGCCATCATCCGCCGCCTCGTCGCGGACTTAAATCTTCCTGTTAAAATCATCGCCATTCCAATTATCCGGGAGTCAGCCGGCCTGGCCTGGAGTTCTCGCAATCAGTACTTAACTGAGTTAGAACGGGAGCAAGCCACAGCCATTTCTCAGGCCTTACAGCAGGCTCAAACCCTCTTTCACCAAGGAATCCGTGATCGCGCCGCCCTGATTGCGACCGTCCAAAAACATCTGGCACAGGTTCCGACCCTGACCCTTGACTATATTGACCTCGTTGATCCCGATACAATGCAGCCCCTAGGGGAGATTAAAACCCAAGGATTGCTGGCCACCGCAGTCTATCTTGGCACCACCCGCCTGATTGATAACTGTCTTTTAGATGCCTGTCCGCCAATTTTGGCCATCGATGGGCCAGCTGGAGCCGGAAAATCCACCGTGACCCGTCAAGCTGCTGCTGCTTTGGGGCTTCTCTACTTGGATACAGGGGCCATGTACCGGGCTGCAACCTGGTGGCTGATGACCGCACAGGTAAACTTAGGGGATCCCATTGCCGTAGCCGATACCATTAGCCAATGTCGAATTGAATTTGTGCCCCAATCTCAACCGGGCCTGGCCCCAAAGGTATTCATCAACGGCCAAGACGTTTCCCAGGCCATCCGCGCCCCCGAAGTAACGGCCCATGTTTCCCAAGTCGCTGCCCAGCCTGCTGTGCGGAAAATTCTCGTCAAGCAACAACAACTCCTGGGCCAGAATGGTGGGGTGGCCGCTGAAGGGCGAGATATTGGTACCCATGTGTTTCCCCAGGCCGGCCTAAAAATCTTTTTGACAGCCTCTGTGGAAGAACGAGCCAAACGCCGCTGGCAAGAACTCCAGGCCCAAGGCAACCCTGACATTAGCCTGGCCCAACTCCAAGCCGACATTAGCCAACGGGACTATGCGGATCAACATCGTGCCTACGCTCCCTTTCGCCCCGCCCCTGATGCCATTGAAATTGTCACGGATCAGTTGAGTATTGAAGCCGTCACCGCCGAAATTATCAGGCTCTATCAAGTACGGTTTTCCCTTGCCTAA
- a CDS encoding methyltransferase domain-containing protein: MALSLEQKISAFYDRSSGLWEQIWGEHMHHGYYGPTGETRKSRLQAQIDLIEELLHWGEVETGADILDVGCGIGGSSIYLAGKFGANVTGITLSSVQAGRGQSRAQRLGLADRVSFQVANALEMPFTDNSFDLVWSLESGEHMADKTQFLRECCRVLRPGGKLLLATWCHRPTLPDYPPLTEKETEHLRRIYQVYCLPYVISLPDYKAIVESLPLIQVKTTDWSLAVAPFWQDVITSTTSPQALWGLLTAGWSTVEAALSLGLMSQGFRSGLIRYGLLQGVKVAGEA, from the coding sequence ATGGCCCTATCCCTGGAGCAGAAAATTTCCGCCTTTTACGATCGATCCTCTGGCCTGTGGGAGCAAATCTGGGGAGAACATATGCACCACGGCTATTATGGCCCCACTGGCGAAACCCGCAAATCCCGGCTCCAGGCCCAAATTGACCTAATTGAAGAACTTTTGCACTGGGGAGAGGTTGAGACAGGGGCAGACATTTTAGATGTGGGCTGTGGGATTGGCGGCAGTTCCATCTACTTAGCCGGGAAATTTGGGGCCAATGTGACGGGCATTACCCTCAGTTCAGTGCAAGCGGGCCGGGGTCAATCACGCGCTCAACGGTTGGGATTGGCGGATCGGGTCAGTTTTCAGGTGGCCAATGCCCTAGAGATGCCTTTTACAGATAACAGTTTTGATCTGGTTTGGTCGTTGGAAAGCGGGGAACATATGGCTGACAAGACCCAATTTCTCCGGGAATGTTGTCGCGTCCTCCGGCCGGGGGGGAAATTACTCCTAGCGACTTGGTGTCATCGGCCGACCTTACCGGATTACCCACCCCTGACGGAAAAAGAAACGGAGCATCTCCGCCGGATTTACCAGGTCTATTGTTTGCCCTATGTGATTTCATTGCCGGACTATAAAGCCATTGTCGAATCCCTGCCCTTAATTCAGGTCAAAACCACCGATTGGTCTCTAGCCGTAGCCCCCTTTTGGCAGGATGTGATCACCTCTACCACCTCGCCCCAGGCCTTGTGGGGATTATTGACGGCTGGCTGGTCAACGGTGGAAGCGGCATTGTCTTTAGGGTTAATGAGTCAGGGCTTTCGTTCCGGCTTAATTCGCTATGGCCTACTGCAAGGGGTAAAAGTAGCTGGGGAAGCCTGA
- a CDS encoding TrkH family potassium uptake protein, with protein sequence MTIPRTICLGFLAVISIGTFLLVLPISTSSGAWNDPIVALFTATSAVCVTGHVVVDTGTYFSTWGQVVILALIQVGGLGYMTANTFLILLLGRKFKLKEKMAIQQALDRQGMHGGRQMIHSIIATTLIFEITGIFLLLLNFHSQYGWGHGLWLAIFHSISAWNNAGFSLFSDNLISYQASLGINLIIPALIIFGGIGYEVIFEIYTWFRDRLDHKAGLLTFSLNFKIVTTTTTRLLIFGTIALFLIEVKTSPEYFDLNFGQQVLVAWFQSVTARTAGFNTVDIGAMSNTALFMIIALMFIGGSPGGTAGGIKTTTARLLAGITKSTLQGKEEVLLYERQVPPSLIMKAVAVTVGSAVVVIFATIIISIADRDVNFIRILFEVVSAFATVGLSTGITASLSLVSKVILVITMYVGRVGILLLMAAIIGDPKPTTVHYPEENLLVG encoded by the coding sequence CTGACAATTCCCCGGACGATCTGCTTAGGTTTTTTGGCGGTGATTTCCATTGGCACGTTTTTGCTGGTGTTGCCGATTTCTACGAGTAGTGGGGCCTGGAATGATCCCATCGTAGCCCTGTTTACGGCAACCTCGGCGGTTTGTGTCACCGGCCATGTCGTGGTGGACACAGGGACGTATTTTTCGACTTGGGGACAGGTGGTGATTCTGGCGTTGATTCAAGTTGGGGGTCTGGGCTATATGACCGCCAACACCTTTTTAATTCTCCTGCTGGGGCGAAAGTTTAAGCTCAAGGAAAAAATGGCGATTCAACAGGCCTTGGATCGGCAAGGGATGCATGGGGGCCGCCAAATGATCCACTCGATAATCGCCACAACCTTGATCTTTGAGATTACAGGTATTTTTCTCTTGTTACTCAACTTCCACTCTCAATATGGCTGGGGGCATGGCCTGTGGCTGGCAATTTTCCATAGTATTAGTGCCTGGAATAATGCCGGGTTTAGTTTGTTTAGTGATAATTTGATCTCCTACCAGGCCTCCCTGGGGATTAATCTAATTATTCCCGCCCTCATTATCTTTGGGGGCATTGGCTACGAAGTGATTTTTGAAATTTACACCTGGTTTCGAGATCGCCTGGATCACAAGGCTGGCCTGTTAACCTTTAGCTTAAATTTTAAGATTGTTACCACCACCACCACTCGCCTCCTAATTTTTGGCACCATTGCCCTCTTCCTGATTGAAGTAAAAACATCACCAGAGTACTTTGATCTGAACTTTGGACAGCAAGTTCTCGTGGCCTGGTTTCAGTCCGTGACAGCCCGCACAGCCGGATTTAATACGGTGGATATTGGGGCGATGAGTAATACAGCCCTGTTTATGATCATTGCCTTGATGTTTATTGGCGGCAGTCCAGGGGGAACCGCAGGCGGGATTAAAACGACAACAGCCCGACTCCTGGCGGGAATTACCAAATCTACCTTGCAAGGAAAAGAAGAGGTATTACTCTATGAGCGGCAAGTTCCTCCCTCCCTCATCATGAAAGCAGTGGCCGTGACAGTCGGTTCAGCCGTAGTCGTCATCTTCGCAACTATCATTATTTCCATTGCTGATCGGGATGTTAACTTCATTAGAATCCTCTTTGAAGTTGTTTCTGCTTTTGCCACTGTGGGCCTATCTACGGGAATTACGGCCAGTTTGTCCCTGGTTTCTAAGGTAATTTTAGTGATCACCATGTATGTGGGTCGAGTTGGAATTCTTCTCTTGATGGCGGCAATTATTGGGGATCCCAAACCCACGACCGTGCATTATCCCGAAGAAAATCTGTTAGTGGGTTAG
- a CDS encoding anti-sigma regulatory factor, whose protein sequence is MTAVMYLAKAPQWSTLTFTSTLYLQPVLDKLLAHVPEAYREEVRLGLQEALVNAAKHGNELNPQKVVLVRYSIIDEQIHWVITDQGAGFDPPSAYPILIEDLLPEETSEGGRGLFILYEIFDEVYWNAQGTELSLSKDCHHYLSTLNS, encoded by the coding sequence ATGACTGCTGTAATGTATCTGGCTAAAGCTCCCCAATGGAGTACCCTAACCTTTACTTCAACCCTCTATTTGCAGCCCGTCCTCGACAAACTCCTGGCCCATGTCCCGGAAGCCTACCGTGAAGAAGTTCGTCTGGGACTCCAAGAAGCCCTCGTCAATGCAGCCAAACATGGCAATGAATTAAATCCGCAAAAAGTTGTCCTCGTGCGCTATTCAATTATTGATGAGCAGATTCATTGGGTGATCACCGATCAAGGGGCTGGCTTTGATCCCCCTTCCGCCTACCCAATCCTCATTGAAGACTTGCTCCCGGAAGAAACCTCTGAAGGTGGGCGGGGCTTATTTATCTTGTATGAAATTTTTGATGAAGTCTATTGGAATGCTCAAGGGACAGAACTGAGCCTCTCGAAGGACTGCCATCATTATCTTTCGACGCTCAATTCCTAG
- a CDS encoding alpha/beta hydrolase, whose protein sequence is MTLSFQAHPEPPLTTPEGWLILLHGWGANAQDLLSFAPILGLAGWQIYCLDAPFPHPQIPGGYMWYDLTDFASKPGLDTSRTALKDWIATAPLDLSRTVLAGFSQGGAMTLELGLGLPLAGLVVLSGYLHPQLALPITAPPILMIHGQADLVVPVNIAQASYQELQQAQISVNYQELNMGHEINLAAIQIVRDFILSLPLAKG, encoded by the coding sequence ATGACATTATCGTTCCAGGCCCATCCCGAGCCTCCCTTAACAACACCCGAGGGTTGGTTGATTCTCCTCCACGGCTGGGGGGCCAATGCCCAAGATTTACTCTCTTTCGCCCCAATTCTCGGTTTGGCTGGCTGGCAAATTTATTGTTTGGACGCTCCCTTCCCCCATCCGCAAATACCGGGGGGCTATATGTGGTATGACCTGACGGACTTTGCTAGTAAACCGGGCCTGGATACCAGTCGCACTGCCTTAAAAGATTGGATAGCGACGGCCCCCTTGGATTTATCGCGCACAGTTTTAGCTGGTTTTTCCCAAGGTGGAGCCATGACCCTTGAACTTGGCCTGGGATTACCCTTGGCGGGCCTGGTGGTCTTGAGTGGTTATCTCCATCCTCAATTGGCTTTACCGATCACGGCCCCACCGATCCTGATGATCCACGGACAAGCAGATCTAGTTGTGCCAGTTAACATTGCCCAGGCCAGTTATCAGGAACTCCAACAAGCCCAAATTTCCGTCAACTATCAAGAGCTAAACATGGGCCATGAAATTAATCTCGCGGCCATTCAAATCGTCCGGGATTTTATCCTCAGCTTGCCCTTGGCTAAGGGGTAG
- a CDS encoding bile acid:sodium symporter family protein, with amino-acid sequence MRTVIGWIERYFLLVALSLSLLALGYPGLFTGFITYIPQLLGLVMFGMGLTLEFKDFQGIWQKKSLVGIGVFLQFLIMPTLGWGLATLFQLPRDEFVGLVIVGACPGGTASNVITYLARANVPLSVVLTLTTTLLAPLLTPLLIYTLARTKIDLALGPLMGSVFWIVLFPLLDGLLLRRLLRRRLQPILDIFPAISILLIALIIATVVGQNQVQILQLPLLVILAVILHNGLGLLLGYWGARLFQMPEADCRTVAIEVGMQNSGLGVALATQFVNATAALPAAIFSLWHNISGITLANYWAGQQDRHLQSQDGD; translated from the coding sequence TTGAGAACAGTTATTGGCTGGATTGAACGCTATTTCCTCCTGGTGGCGTTATCCCTCTCTCTCTTGGCCTTGGGGTATCCGGGACTGTTTACGGGCTTTATAACTTATATCCCTCAACTGTTGGGCCTGGTGATGTTTGGGATGGGGCTAACCTTGGAATTTAAAGATTTTCAAGGCATTTGGCAGAAAAAGTCCTTGGTGGGGATTGGTGTGTTTCTGCAATTTTTGATTATGCCGACTTTGGGCTGGGGATTAGCGACACTTTTCCAATTACCGCGGGATGAGTTTGTCGGGCTGGTCATCGTTGGGGCTTGTCCAGGGGGAACAGCATCTAATGTGATCACCTATTTGGCCCGGGCAAATGTGCCTCTCTCAGTCGTCTTAACCCTAACAACCACGCTGCTCGCGCCTCTCCTCACACCCCTATTAATTTATACTCTAGCCCGCACCAAAATTGATCTAGCCTTGGGGCCGTTGATGGGGTCTGTATTTTGGATTGTGTTGTTTCCCTTACTAGATGGCTTGCTCCTCAGACGACTTTTGCGGCGGCGTTTACAGCCAATCTTGGATATTTTTCCGGCAATTTCTATCCTTTTGATTGCCCTCATTATTGCTACGGTTGTGGGGCAGAACCAGGTCCAAATTTTACAACTACCTTTGCTGGTGATTTTGGCGGTGATTTTGCACAATGGCCTGGGTTTATTACTGGGGTACTGGGGGGCGCGCCTATTTCAGATGCCCGAAGCCGATTGTCGTACCGTTGCGATTGAAGTGGGAATGCAAAACTCTGGCCTGGGGGTTGCCCTAGCGACGCAATTTGTCAATGCTACAGCTGCCCTACCCGCGGCCATTTTTAGTCTTTGGCATAATATTTCTGGCATTACCTTGGCTAACTACTGGGCCGGTCAACAGGATCGGCATCTGCAGTCTCAGGATGGGGACTAA